The genomic region CCCGGCAACGTCAGCCCCCATGCCCCCTCCCGCACCGTCCACGTCCGCGTCCGCACTGGCCCCCAGACCACCGCGTCCGCGCGATAGCGGAAGTCCGACCCCGACACGGTGATGGTCCGGGCCACGGCCTCCAGTGCGGCGGCCTCCGCGCCCACGGAGGCGGGCCGCACCCTGACCAGGGCGCCTCCGCCGAGGCCGCCCGGCGTGACGGACACGGCCTCCAGCGGCTGGTCCAGATCGACGAGGGTCACCCCGTCGACCTCGATCCGCAGCCGCGTGGGCCCGATCACCGGAGGCGCCGAGCCCCGGGAGGGCCGCGCCGCGAGGGTCCGTACGAGGGACTGGCAGGTGCGGAGCCAGTGATGGTGATGCCCGTCACCGTTCTCCGAGGCGGCCCGGGAGTCCGAGCCCGAACCCGAACCCGAACCCGAGCCTGAACGTGAGCCGGAGCCGAACCCCAAGCTCAGTCCCAGCCCCAGTCGCGAGCCGGAGCCGGAGCCGGAGCCGGAACCGGAACCGGAGGCAGAGCCGGAGCCGGAACCAGAGCCGTGGTCAGGGCCAGACCTCAAGCCGCTCCCCGAGCCGCCACCTGAACCCGAGCCCGAGCCCGAGCCCGAGCCCGACCCCGAGCTCATCCCTGCCCCTGCCCCTGCCCCTGGACCTGCACCCGCGCCTGCCCCTGGACCTCCCCCTGAACCTCCCCCCGCTTCCCAACCGGCCCCCGCTTCCCATCCGACCCCCGCACCCCACCCGGCGCCCGCCAACGGCGGAATCCGCAGCGACCCCAACACCACCCCGTCACTGTCGTCCACCAGGAGATCGAGCCGCCGCTCGGACCCGTCGAGGACGGCCCGAGCCGCCGCGACGGCCCCTATCGGCACTCCCAGCGCCCGTGCGAGCGACAGGGTCCCGCCCTCCACCCCCACGGGCACCAGGGACAGTGCACATCCGGCCAGTTCCCGCCGACGGTACAAAAGGGATACAGCACGCAAAAGGGACCGGTCGTCCCCGATCACGACAGGGCGGCGCGACCCTCGCCGGGCCAGTACCCGATCGAATTCCTCGGGTCCGTCAGGGAGGCACACTTTGGTCGTCGCACCCGCGCTGAGCACGTCTTTCGCGATCCGTACCGACTCACCGTCACCGTGACGGGCGACCGGGTCGATGACCACCAGGAGCTGGTCGGAAGTCGCCACCTCGGTCATGCCTCGCTTCCTCGGGTAGCATCTTTGTGCAAGAGCCCCTTGCGCTATTGCGCCAGGGGCTTCGTCTATTCCGGGGCATCCGGTCCGACGGTCGCGGCCAAAGGTGGTCGCCGCGTACGCAGCGCTACCAGAACCAGCCGCGTACGTCCCGACCTTGGACATGCCCCGCCCGGAAGGGGTGTACGCGCGTGCCCGCACTTGTGCTGCTCGGTGCTCAGTGGGGTGACGAAGGCAAGGGAAAGGCCACCGACCTGCTCGGTGGTTCCGTGGACTATGTGGTGCGCTACCAGGGCGGCAACAACGCCGGCCACACGGTAGTCGTTGGCGATCAGAAGTACGCCCTCCACCTCCTCCCTTCCGGAATCCTCTCGCCGGGGTGTACTCCGGTCATCGGCAACGGAGTCGTCGTCGACCCGTCGGTCCTGTTCTCCGAGCTGAACGGACTGAACGAACGAGGCGTCGACACCTCCAAACTCCTCATCAGCGGAAACGCGCACATCATCACGCCCTACAACGTGACGGTGGACAAGGTGACGGAACGCTTCCTCGGGAAGCGGAAGATCGGCACGACCGGCCGCGGTATCGGCCCGACGTACGCGGACAAGATCAACCGCGTCGGCATCCGCGTCCAGGACCTGTACGACGAGTCGATCCTGATGCAGAAGGTCGAGGCGGCCCTCGACGGCAAGAACCAGCTCCTCACGAAGGTCTTCAACCGACGCGCCATCGAGTCGGGGCAGGTCGTCGAGGAACTGCTGACGTACGCGGAGAAGCTGCGCCCGTATGTCGCCGACACCGTCCTCGTGCTCAACAAGGCGCTCGACGACGACAAGGTGGTCCTCTTCGAGGGCGGCCAGGGCACGCTGCTGGACATCGACCACGGCACCTACCCCTTCGTGACGTCGTCGAACCCGACGGCGGGCGGCGCCTGCACGGGCGCGGGCGTGGGCCCGACGAAGATCAGCCGGGTCATCGGCATCCTGAAGGCGTACACGACCCGAGTCGGCGCGGGCCCGTTCCCCACGGAGCTCTTCGA from Streptomyces sp. NBC_00878 harbors:
- a CDS encoding adenylosuccinate synthase produces the protein MPALVLLGAQWGDEGKGKATDLLGGSVDYVVRYQGGNNAGHTVVVGDQKYALHLLPSGILSPGCTPVIGNGVVVDPSVLFSELNGLNERGVDTSKLLISGNAHIITPYNVTVDKVTERFLGKRKIGTTGRGIGPTYADKINRVGIRVQDLYDESILMQKVEAALDGKNQLLTKVFNRRAIESGQVVEELLTYAEKLRPYVADTVLVLNKALDDDKVVLFEGGQGTLLDIDHGTYPFVTSSNPTAGGACTGAGVGPTKISRVIGILKAYTTRVGAGPFPTELFDEDGEALRRIGHERGVTTGRDRRCGWFDAVIARYATRVNGLTDFFLTKLDVLTGWEEIPVCVAYEIDGKRVEELPYSQTDFHHAKPVYETLPGWSEDITKAKTFADLPKNAQDYVKALEEMSGAPISAIGVGPGRDETIQINSFI